Proteins encoded by one window of Enterococcus saccharolyticus subsp. saccharolyticus:
- a CDS encoding tRNA dihydrouridine synthase — protein MSNNFWAELPKPFFVLAPMEDVTDVVFRHVVKEAGAPDVFFTEFTNSDSYCHPDGIQSVRGRLVFTEDEQPMVAHIWGDKPEFFRQMSIGMAEMGFKGIDINMGCPVPNVADRGKGSGLIRRPEVAAELIEAAKAGGLPVSVKTRIGFTETDELEGWMTHLLQQDIANLSVHLRTRKEMSKVDAHWEMIPQIVALRDRIAPQTTITINGDIPDRQKGLELAEQYGVDGIMIGRGIFKNPYAFEKEPKDHSSQELLGLLRLQLDLQDQYAEMVPRSIIGLHRFFKIYVKGFPGASDLRVRLMNTKSTAEVRAILDEFQV, from the coding sequence ATGAGTAATAATTTTTGGGCAGAATTACCCAAACCATTTTTTGTTTTGGCACCAATGGAAGATGTGACAGATGTGGTTTTTCGACATGTGGTAAAAGAAGCCGGTGCACCAGATGTCTTTTTTACGGAATTTACGAATTCAGATAGTTATTGTCATCCAGATGGTATTCAAAGTGTACGTGGACGTTTAGTTTTTACTGAGGATGAACAGCCGATGGTCGCTCATATTTGGGGAGATAAACCTGAGTTTTTCCGTCAAATGAGTATTGGCATGGCAGAAATGGGCTTTAAAGGTATAGATATTAATATGGGCTGTCCGGTACCAAATGTCGCAGACCGTGGCAAGGGAAGTGGCCTGATTCGTCGACCAGAAGTCGCAGCAGAATTAATCGAAGCGGCGAAGGCGGGCGGTCTACCAGTGAGTGTGAAAACACGAATTGGTTTTACAGAAACCGATGAATTAGAAGGATGGATGACTCATTTATTGCAACAAGATATTGCGAATTTGTCTGTTCATTTGCGGACACGTAAAGAAATGAGTAAAGTGGATGCACATTGGGAGATGATTCCTCAAATTGTCGCCCTACGCGATCGTATCGCACCACAAACAACAATTACAATTAATGGCGATATTCCTGACCGTCAAAAAGGTTTGGAATTAGCCGAGCAATATGGGGTAGATGGTATTATGATTGGTCGCGGTATTTTCAAAAATCCATATGCGTTTGAAAAAGAACCCAAAGACCATTCTTCGCAAGAATTATTAGGGCTATTGCGTTTGCAACTGGATTTACAAGACCAATACGCAGAAATGGTTCCTCGTTCAATTATTGGTTTGCATCGTTTCTTTAAAATTTATGTCAAAGGTTTCCCAGGTGCAAGTGATTTACGCGTGCGTTTGATGAATACTAAATCGACTGCGGAAGTTCGTGCGATTTTAGATGAATTTCAAGTATAA
- a CDS encoding serine hydrolase domain-containing protein: MQQNKQRQKLFKQLDDIYQKTNYNGAYGIVTDQEILHVHAMGYSDFDRKNPFTTTTKTCIGSLTKQFTATALLMLAAEHKIDLTATLAEFYPTYVHVKDITLLQMIHMSSGIPNYTDIIYDESLKKARAQGLSEAEAHYLATKELDDNSSTWAEIIDLLNGQPLAFQPGEKFSYSNTNYGLLGEIISRISGKSFGDYFQETIFTPLQMNHTSTTSLDSQAVSYRWVDGKRRRFETGCLDSADGGMVSTVADMLKWMQAILNQQLLSPTDWDRTFTLWHNPYGFGWMALDDWYYHGGEYLGFYAEIFLHRETKVGKIMLYNLEAESDFDQLSMDECSAWRSELVRVLQTH, encoded by the coding sequence ATGCAACAAAATAAACAACGACAAAAACTTTTTAAACAACTAGATGATATCTATCAAAAAACCAATTATAACGGTGCGTATGGTATCGTGACGGATCAAGAAATTTTACATGTGCATGCGATGGGGTACAGTGATTTTGACAGAAAAAACCCTTTTACTACGACCACCAAAACCTGTATCGGTTCGCTTACCAAACAATTTACAGCAACCGCCCTATTGATGTTAGCAGCTGAACATAAAATTGATCTAACTGCTACACTCGCTGAATTTTATCCAACTTATGTTCATGTAAAGGATATTACCTTATTACAAATGATTCATATGTCTTCAGGAATCCCTAATTACACAGATATCATATACGATGAAAGCTTAAAAAAAGCGCGTGCCCAAGGTCTCTCTGAAGCCGAAGCACATTATCTTGCAACCAAAGAACTTGATGATAATTCTAGCACTTGGGCAGAAATCATCGACTTACTCAATGGTCAACCACTCGCTTTTCAACCAGGCGAAAAATTTTCGTATAGCAATACGAATTATGGCTTGTTGGGCGAAATAATTTCTCGGATAAGCGGTAAATCTTTTGGAGACTATTTCCAAGAAACTATTTTTACTCCTTTGCAGATGAACCATACTTCTACCACATCACTTGATAGCCAGGCTGTCAGTTACCGCTGGGTCGATGGCAAACGAAGACGTTTTGAAACAGGGTGCTTAGATTCCGCAGATGGGGGCATGGTCTCGACCGTTGCAGACATGCTGAAATGGATGCAAGCTATATTAAACCAACAACTCTTATCCCCAACCGATTGGGATCGTACCTTCACCCTTTGGCACAATCCCTATGGTTTCGGCTGGATGGCTCTCGATGATTGGTATTACCACGGTGGCGAATACCTCGGATTTTATGCCGAAATCTTTCTTCATCGCGAAACAAAAGTCGGAAAAATCATGCTGTATAACTTAGAAGCTGAAAGTGACTTCGATCAACTATCCATGGACGAATGCTCTGCTTGGAGAAGTGAATTGGTGCGGGTGTTGCAAACACATTAA